One window from the genome of Bradyrhizobium xenonodulans encodes:
- a CDS encoding M20 metallopeptidase family protein — protein sequence MIARTNSFLSDSERDAVIELRHAMHREPELSNAEWKTQERIRNVLQQFGLNQTNTFHKTGLYIDIEGTASGPKRSIAVRGDIDALPIQETRDDLSYQSQVKGVMHACGHDMHGSIALGAALAFHRMRNNFAGKVRVFFQPAEEAEPLGGRSVQDEKLLDGFDHAVGFHVAPEIPTGKFGAREGAVTKSADQFRLTITGKMAHGAAPHKGVDAIAIAAAFVNEVQKVVSREMPADDGAVVTIGTIHGGEATNIICPSVVMEGTIRTRSPERRGQLCQRVREVAEGAAVMHRGQADCIIRSGEPPVVNDAELVRRFRQLVEDTVGPDGFNASKEVTGSDDFGFYAACVPSIYFWFGSRAAANESPVHTPTFGASDELIIPATELAVKYILDLLNT from the coding sequence ATGATAGCGCGCACCAACAGCTTTTTATCGGATTCCGAGCGCGATGCAGTGATCGAACTACGGCATGCGATGCATCGTGAGCCCGAACTCTCGAATGCCGAATGGAAAACGCAGGAGCGGATTCGCAACGTGCTCCAGCAATTTGGTCTCAACCAGACCAATACCTTCCACAAGACCGGCCTGTATATCGATATTGAAGGTACGGCCTCCGGCCCAAAACGCTCCATCGCAGTACGCGGCGATATCGACGCACTGCCGATCCAGGAGACACGCGACGACCTCTCCTATCAGTCACAGGTCAAGGGTGTTATGCATGCCTGCGGCCATGACATGCACGGCTCGATCGCGCTCGGCGCTGCACTCGCCTTCCATCGAATGCGCAACAACTTCGCGGGTAAGGTGCGCGTCTTCTTCCAGCCAGCCGAGGAGGCCGAGCCGCTCGGGGGGCGCAGTGTGCAGGACGAGAAACTCCTGGACGGCTTCGACCATGCCGTCGGATTCCACGTCGCTCCGGAGATTCCCACTGGCAAGTTTGGTGCGCGCGAGGGCGCAGTAACTAAGTCCGCCGACCAGTTCAGACTTACCATCACGGGTAAGATGGCCCATGGCGCGGCGCCCCATAAGGGCGTCGACGCGATCGCGATCGCCGCCGCCTTCGTCAACGAGGTGCAGAAGGTGGTCTCGCGCGAAATGCCAGCCGATGACGGGGCAGTCGTCACAATCGGTACCATTCACGGAGGGGAGGCGACCAACATCATTTGCCCTTCCGTGGTTATGGAGGGGACGATCAGAACTCGCAGCCCAGAACGTAGGGGGCAGCTGTGCCAGCGTGTGCGGGAGGTGGCCGAAGGCGCCGCCGTGATGCACCGTGGGCAAGCCGATTGCATCATCCGCTCGGGTGAGCCCCCTGTCGTCAACGATGCCGAGTTGGTGAGGCGCTTCCGCCAACTCGTTGAGGACACGGTCGGCCCCGACGGCTTCAATGCCAGCAAGGAGGTAACGGGTAGCGACGATTTCGGCTTCTACGCGGCATGTGTGCCCTCGATCTATTTCTGGTTCGGTAGTCGCGCGGCCGCCAACGAATCGCCCGTGCATACGCCGACTTTCGGAGCTTCGGATGAGCTCATCATTCCGGCGACGGAACTTGCCGTCAAATACATCCTCGATTTGCTGAACACCTGA
- a CDS encoding M20 aminoacylase family protein: protein MQTIPEIKAAEGETRALRRWFHAHPELAFEETETSDLIAKTLRGYGIEVHRGLGRTGVVGVLRAGDGKRSIGLRADMDALPMQELNTFAHRSQYPGKMHACGHDGHMAMLLGAARHLARTRDIDGTIVFIFSPAEENGSGAKVMVDEGVFRQFPVDAVFGLHNWPGLPVNSFGLRPGPILAGCTNFDIRIIGVGAHAAFPHDGKDPILTGSQIVAALQGIITRNKNPMDTAVLSVTQFNGGEARNIVPDTATLAGTIRAFNEKTLDLIESRMHTIVQNIAAAQECRAELVIKRYPPTVNTSAETRFAAEVMKSIVDDEAKVDADVVPTMGSEDFAYMLQARPGAFAFLGAGDGEHREQGHGPGPCALHNTSYDFNDEILALGSTYWVELSRRWLRGRPARL, encoded by the coding sequence ATGCAAACCATACCAGAGATAAAGGCTGCGGAAGGGGAAACGAGGGCATTGCGACGCTGGTTCCATGCTCATCCGGAGCTCGCTTTCGAGGAGACAGAAACCTCGGATCTCATTGCCAAGACATTGAGAGGATATGGCATCGAGGTGCACCGCGGACTCGGTCGCACGGGTGTGGTTGGAGTGTTACGGGCCGGTGACGGAAAACGCTCGATCGGACTGCGTGCGGATATGGATGCCCTGCCTATGCAAGAACTCAACACATTCGCGCACCGATCGCAGTATCCGGGAAAAATGCATGCTTGCGGTCATGACGGGCACATGGCGATGTTGCTGGGCGCCGCCCGCCATTTGGCACGTACGCGAGATATCGATGGCACAATCGTGTTCATCTTCTCTCCGGCAGAGGAAAATGGGTCGGGCGCGAAGGTGATGGTGGATGAGGGCGTCTTCAGGCAATTTCCGGTCGACGCAGTATTCGGTTTGCATAATTGGCCAGGCCTACCCGTGAACAGCTTCGGCCTTAGGCCAGGTCCGATTTTAGCGGGATGCACCAACTTTGACATTCGGATCATTGGTGTCGGCGCACACGCCGCCTTTCCGCATGACGGAAAGGACCCCATCTTGACGGGTTCACAGATCGTCGCGGCGCTCCAGGGCATCATCACCCGCAACAAGAATCCGATGGATACGGCGGTACTGTCTGTCACTCAGTTCAATGGGGGCGAGGCCAGAAACATAGTTCCAGATACAGCTACGCTTGCCGGCACCATAAGAGCATTCAACGAGAAGACCTTGGACCTAATTGAGTCCAGGATGCATACGATCGTCCAAAATATTGCCGCGGCGCAGGAATGCAGGGCCGAGCTAGTGATCAAGCGCTATCCACCCACGGTGAACACGTCGGCCGAAACACGCTTTGCGGCGGAAGTGATGAAATCGATCGTTGACGACGAAGCGAAGGTAGACGCAGACGTTGTACCGACAATGGGTTCCGAGGATTTCGCGTATATGCTACAGGCGCGCCCCGGCGCCTTCGCATTTTTGGGAGCTGGAGATGGGGAGCACCGCGAGCAGGGCCACGGGCCGGGCCCCTGCGCTCTTCACAATACCAGTTACGATTTCAATGACGAAATACTCGCGCTGGGATCCACATACTGGGTGGAATTGTCGCGGCGCTGGTTGAGAGGACGACCAGCCCGGTTGTAG
- a CDS encoding FAD-binding oxidoreductase: MTISRSPAAPLLPELIKKFRAIVGAKYALTDPADIEPYLTEERNLFHGRSPLVLRPGSTAEVAAICELASEHRIALVPQGGNTGLVGGQTPHIGEVVVSLRRLDKIREVDTASNTMTCEAGVVLQVAQQKAAEVDRLFPLSLGAEGSCTIGGNLSTNAGGTAALAYGVAREMALGLEVVLADGRVFNVLSKLKKDNTGYNLHNLFIGAEGTLGIITAATLKLFPKPRAMETAFVGLKSPAEALKLLTIAQGEAGGTLTSFEILSEIAVDFSISHGIDVRDPLQEKHPWYVLLELSSPRDDARATLEAILTRAMEEEIIDDAVIAANLTQRAGFWKLRDEISSAQKPEGGSIKHDISVPVAAVPAFIAEADAEVIKLIPGARPVPFGHLGDGNLHYNVSQPVGADAADFLARWHDINAVVFEIVLRMGGSISAEHGIGALKRAELPDVKDKTAIELMRQVKAMLDPLGIMNPGKVL; encoded by the coding sequence GTGACTATCAGCAGGTCTCCCGCAGCGCCGCTTTTGCCAGAGTTGATCAAGAAATTCCGCGCCATCGTCGGCGCCAAGTACGCGCTGACCGATCCGGCCGACATCGAGCCTTACCTTACCGAGGAGCGCAATCTGTTCCACGGCCGCTCGCCCCTGGTGCTGCGGCCGGGCTCGACCGCGGAGGTCGCCGCGATCTGCGAGCTCGCCTCTGAGCATCGCATCGCGCTGGTGCCGCAGGGCGGCAACACCGGCCTCGTCGGCGGCCAGACGCCGCACATTGGCGAGGTGGTCGTGTCGCTGCGCCGGCTGGACAAGATCCGCGAGGTCGACACCGCCTCGAACACCATGACCTGCGAGGCCGGCGTTGTGCTGCAAGTCGCGCAGCAGAAGGCAGCCGAGGTTGACCGGTTGTTTCCGCTCTCTTTGGGGGCTGAAGGAAGTTGCACCATCGGTGGCAATCTCTCGACCAATGCCGGCGGCACCGCCGCACTCGCCTATGGCGTCGCGCGAGAGATGGCGCTGGGGCTCGAGGTGGTTCTGGCCGACGGGCGCGTGTTCAACGTGCTGTCGAAGCTGAAGAAGGACAACACCGGCTACAATTTGCATAATCTCTTCATCGGCGCCGAGGGCACCCTTGGTATCATCACGGCAGCGACCTTGAAACTGTTTCCAAAGCCGCGGGCGATGGAGACCGCGTTCGTCGGGCTGAAGTCGCCGGCGGAAGCGCTAAAGCTGCTGACGATCGCGCAAGGCGAGGCCGGGGGCACGCTGACGAGCTTCGAGATACTGAGCGAGATCGCGGTCGATTTCTCGATAAGCCACGGCATCGACGTTCGCGATCCCCTTCAAGAGAAGCATCCCTGGTACGTGCTGCTGGAACTGTCCTCGCCGCGCGACGATGCGCGCGCCACGCTGGAAGCGATCCTCACCCGCGCGATGGAGGAGGAGATCATCGACGACGCCGTGATCGCCGCGAACCTCACCCAGCGCGCGGGCTTCTGGAAGCTGCGCGACGAGATATCGTCGGCGCAGAAGCCGGAGGGCGGCTCGATCAAGCACGACATCTCCGTGCCAGTTGCCGCGGTGCCGGCCTTCATCGCGGAGGCTGACGCTGAAGTGATCAAGCTAATCCCGGGCGCACGGCCGGTGCCATTCGGCCATCTCGGCGACGGCAACCTGCATTATAATGTCAGCCAGCCAGTCGGCGCTGACGCCGCCGACTTCCTCGCCCGCTGGCACGACATCAATGCGGTCGTGTTCGAGATCGTGCTGCGGATGGGCGGCTCGATCTCGGCCGAGCACGGCATCGGCGCGCTCAAACGCGCTGAATTGCCTGACGTGAAAGACAAGACTGCGATCGAACTGATGCGGCAGGTCAAGGCGATGCTTGACCCGCTCGGCATCATGAACCCCGGAAAAGTGCTGTGA
- a CDS encoding D-2-hydroxyacid dehydrogenase: MADTGPALTILLNHPAAETYARLIGERFPQVRAINAPDPERLERHIGEADALLASRFPVELFDKAKKLRWFQCTNAGVDSMLPIRDRAGHITVTNARGIHGEIITDFVMAGVTMLHWDFRRFLQEQAERKWNPRYVAPLADKTLGVVGLGSIGATIARRAKSAGMTVVGSKRDISVPVEGVDHLFASDALAELLPLCDFVVLAVPATADTIGLIGAAELARMRRDAFLINIARGNVVVEAELIQALQTRAIAGAMLDVFEQEPLSQDSPLWDMPNVIATPHVAGSPTNYTERVFSIFGDNIGHFLKNEPMRNAVDMGRGY, from the coding sequence ATGGCCGACACAGGTCCAGCACTTACCATCCTGCTCAACCATCCTGCCGCGGAAACCTACGCACGACTGATAGGAGAGCGTTTCCCGCAGGTTCGCGCAATCAACGCTCCCGATCCCGAACGGCTGGAGCGGCATATCGGTGAAGCAGATGCACTGCTTGCGTCTCGCTTCCCTGTCGAGTTGTTCGACAAGGCGAAGAAATTGCGCTGGTTTCAATGCACTAATGCCGGTGTCGATTCTATGTTGCCGATCCGCGATAGGGCAGGTCATATCACGGTCACCAATGCGCGCGGAATTCACGGTGAGATCATCACGGACTTCGTCATGGCCGGCGTAACGATGCTGCATTGGGATTTCCGGAGGTTCTTGCAAGAGCAGGCCGAGCGAAAGTGGAACCCGCGGTATGTGGCGCCGCTGGCCGATAAGACGCTCGGAGTGGTCGGACTGGGCTCCATTGGAGCGACCATTGCACGCCGCGCCAAGAGTGCTGGGATGACGGTCGTAGGCTCGAAACGAGATATTTCCGTACCAGTTGAGGGTGTCGACCATCTGTTCGCTTCCGACGCGCTCGCAGAGTTACTTCCGCTATGCGACTTTGTGGTTCTGGCTGTGCCGGCGACCGCAGACACGATTGGTCTCATCGGCGCAGCGGAGCTCGCGCGCATGCGGCGTGATGCCTTTTTGATTAATATCGCGCGGGGTAACGTCGTGGTGGAGGCAGAACTGATCCAAGCCCTGCAGACGCGAGCAATCGCCGGAGCGATGCTCGACGTCTTCGAGCAGGAACCGCTGTCCCAGGACAGCCCGCTATGGGACATGCCTAACGTGATTGCGACACCTCACGTGGCGGGAAGTCCAACGAACTATACGGAGCGGGTGTTCTCCATCTTTGGCGACAACATCGGCCACTTCCTGAAGAACGAGCCGATGAGGAACGCCGTGGACATGGGGCGCGGCTATTGA
- a CDS encoding ABC transporter ATP-binding protein: protein MLMRAGSTSTDVKTGGIVLRSLHKRYGRATAVDSVSLSISPGEFISLLGPSGSGKTTTLMMIAGFETPDSGQILLDDKDITRLPPHRRELGVIFQNYALFPHMTVAENIAYPLRMRRMPKAEIETRVHRVLDQVHLSALASRYPHQMSGGQQQRVAIARAMVFEPPVLLLDEPLGALDRKLRQHLRNEIKTLHKEVGKTMIYVTHDQDEALAMSDRIAVMHEGRIRQVSAPQDIYRRPADLFVASFVGEVNLIPVKLKSGVLRGPGGENLAAAQRPDADTDATLCVRPEHLRLDKAVGSASGVQGRIVDMTFVGDATIVEFRTDYGLQLTSKVLNVSAEALPRIGDACAASWTASDASVLKE, encoded by the coding sequence ATGCTGATGAGAGCCGGGTCGACCAGCACTGATGTGAAGACCGGAGGCATTGTGCTGCGTAGCCTGCACAAACGGTACGGTCGCGCAACAGCTGTTGATAGTGTCAGCCTTTCGATATCGCCTGGAGAGTTCATCTCGTTGCTGGGCCCGAGCGGATCGGGAAAGACGACAACTCTGATGATGATCGCCGGTTTCGAGACGCCGGACAGCGGTCAGATTTTGTTGGATGACAAGGATATCACGCGACTGCCGCCCCACCGTCGCGAACTCGGCGTGATCTTCCAGAACTACGCTCTCTTCCCCCATATGACGGTCGCCGAGAATATCGCATATCCGCTTCGTATGCGACGTATGCCCAAGGCGGAGATCGAGACCCGCGTGCACCGCGTGCTTGACCAGGTGCACCTAAGTGCCTTGGCCTCGCGATACCCACACCAAATGTCCGGCGGTCAACAGCAGAGAGTGGCGATTGCCAGAGCAATGGTTTTCGAGCCACCCGTCCTGCTTCTCGACGAACCCCTCGGTGCGCTGGATAGAAAGCTGCGCCAGCATCTCAGGAATGAGATCAAGACCTTGCATAAGGAAGTCGGCAAGACGATGATTTACGTCACTCATGATCAGGATGAGGCGCTCGCCATGTCCGATCGGATCGCGGTAATGCATGAGGGGCGGATAAGGCAAGTTTCCGCACCGCAGGATATCTATCGCAGACCAGCTGATTTATTTGTGGCCAGTTTTGTGGGTGAGGTGAATCTCATCCCCGTCAAGCTCAAGTCCGGCGTCCTTCGCGGTCCTGGCGGTGAGAACTTGGCTGCCGCGCAGCGGCCTGATGCGGATACGGATGCGACGCTTTGTGTACGACCTGAACATTTGCGCCTCGACAAAGCCGTTGGGAGTGCAAGCGGAGTGCAGGGGCGCATCGTCGACATGACGTTCGTTGGTGATGCGACCATCGTCGAGTTCCGCACTGACTATGGGTTGCAACTGACGTCGAAAGTTCTCAACGTTTCGGCTGAAGCACTGCCCCGCATCGGCGATGCGTGTGCCGCCTCCTGGACCGCGAGCGACGCAAGCGTTCTGAAGGAGTAG